A region of the Penicillium psychrofluorescens genome assembly, chromosome: 6 genome:
ACAGTTACGTCCTGTCACGATCTAATGAATTTCCCATTGGTTTCGAGATgtgcttttctctcttgtttAATCGGGTCAACAAACCAGTCGGCTCAGCTGTATGGTAGGTTGTTGAACTTGTCTATAGTACAATAATGTCAGTGTGTTACAACCAGAATGGATCGTAACGATCCCTATATGTATATACCTATCGATATACTATTACTGGGCAGGTCCGCCTAAATGACTTGATCTACGACGGCCGGAGACTGAAGAATCCCGCCCAACTTCAAGATGTTCATCACGTCGTAATTGAATTGTTTAGCAGCCTTAGTGCAAATCGCCCATGATGTCCTCGTCCATGTCTAACCCAACCTGCTCGCTCGCGGGGATCTCGCCGGATCCAGCCCACAACTGATTCTTCTGCGCATTGTCGATATATTCATCACTCAAACCCAGCTGGTGGTTGCTCTGTTCGAGATTGCTCATCAACGTCTTCAATGATCGACCCTCGTTCCTTAATTGGACCtgcatctccatctcatGGGACAGTCGGGGAAGATGTGACACGGCTGAAAGACGGAGCATCGTGGAGCTGGTCCGTTTCTGTGAATGGAGTAATCGCGCGCCTAAATCACTCGACATAACCAAGGACGCAATGATTGACTCGGCGTCCTCTTCGGTGGTAGGCCATGGGAGTGCTTGCTCGGCAAGATCGGCCATGGTCAAGGCAGCAAAGGTCTTTCCCAATCTGATCACTGTGTGCTTATAAAAGGCATTCATCACCTGCGCGACGAGGCCCGTGTTGTTATCCTGCGTGGGATACATCAGCGAGATTAAAATATCCAAGATCATGATGTCAACCATAGCTTACCGTGCTCCAGACATGCTCAGCAGCGTTCACCTCAGCCTTCAATCTTCCGACGTCATCACGCTCAAAAGCCTGGGCAAGTGTGATGTACGGCCGAGTGAGAGACTGATACATCTTCGCCGCATGTGGACTCGTCAAACTCGGAGGGGGGCATAGCTGGGCCATCTTTTATTAGCAACTCGCAGCCCCCAAGAGGAATCCCATCTCGTCACCTACCTTTCCCTTCTCAAGCAAACCCACTAGAATCCATTTCTTGTAAGCCTCCACCATGATCATGCTCAAGGACCCGGCAATAGGCATTGAGACGACAATCCCGAGAAAGTGCAATGCTTTGCGCCATTGTTTCAAGGCCATGTATATCATGCCCCCACAAAGGAAGTATTGCAGGTAATCCTTGGATGACAGCTTGGATGACAAGCCCGAGGCGTCCCCCATGAAAGCGAGGCTGGACTCTTGCTCTGAACAGAGCAGAGGCTGGGCAGCTTTGGAATCTGCTCGACCGACTAAGGCAGGGAAATAACAGATATGTCTATCCAAGACTGGAAGGGCGCAAGCATACGTCCGGGCGCGCAAGCAGAGCCGAACGAGGAGCAAATGGGTCGAGGTGAAAACAGCACAGGAAGGGTCGAGGCGGAGCATAGCATCCCTGACCAAGCGTGCACCTAGCAGAGGCTATAGACGGTCAGAAATGAGTCGAGTGGATCTGACTGCGAGATATTCTTACCTTTGAAGCTGCCTGGGCAGCTCTTCCCGCGAGTTCGACAAGCTGCCGCCATTCCTGGCCCACATATCTGGCCTGGACGCGGTCGAAGTTCTTGAGAAAATGTACGGCCCTTATCCACAGCTTCCCCGTAGGCCACACGTCCCCCGGGAGGTTTTCGCTCGTCCTTTCCTTGGCCTTCTGGATCTGTGACCGCAGGATAAACAGAAAGGCGACTGAGTCGGCAGAAGGATCGAAATTCTACCCAAGGGATTAGCTTCCGAGCGACAGATTGGCTAGACTCGAATGTGCCACGTACGTCGAGGAGAAAATCGTCGCGGGCGAAAGTGCTGAGAGCGTCGGTGGAGAGCAAATGGCGAAAGTAGGCCACGAGGTCGCGTATGCGGTCGTCATAGAGCTCATCGGATAGGTCTGTGTGGTTGTGTAGGCGTGCAGAGGCCGCGGTGAGCTCTGCGAGGGAGACGGTCATGTTGGCCTAGGAGAGTGGTTGGGAAAGTATAGAAGGGAAAGAGtgagggaaagaaggaagtACGTAGGATGACGGAAGGAAGGTTGGTTGACCCGGACCACTCAACTCAGGtgatctttttttcttttgcttcttccaACACCCGACAATATTCGATTACTTCACGATATCGCTACATGGGTATTACTACCGACTATAACGTCGATTGTATCACCGGGGACTGACTCACGCCAACCCTCTCCCCACTTCAACAACTTCGActtcaacttcttcttttcggCGGATCGGATTGCCCCTCACATTCtccctcactctctcccCCAACCACACACAACCCACACCATGTCGTTAACCGACTCAGCTGCCGCAGATGTGGCTGAGAGCGCGTCCCTCGCCTCTCGTCGCCTGGCTACACTATCAAATCCCGCCCGGAATGAAGCCCTCACGGCACTCCACCTCGCCCTCGACCGGAACCGGGATACTATCCTCGCCGCTAATGCCAGAGATGTCGAGGCCGCGACGCGTGCAGCCGAAAGCGGCAACCTGAACCACAGTGTGCTTAAACGACTTGATCTTTCACGGCCAGGCAAATACGATGACATGTTGGAGGGCATCTTGAGCGTGCGGGACTTGGCCGACCCAGGTGAGTGCGGCAATGCGTCTTCAATTGGATTGTACTGACACAGAGCCCAAAAAAGTGGGCAAAGTAACCCTGCGGACCCTTCTGGATGATGGCCTTACATTGGAAAGAGTCAGCTGTCCCATTGGTGTCCTGCTAATCATCTTCGAGGCTCGCCCGGAGGTCATCGCGAACATTGCTGCGCTAGCCATCAAGTCGGGCAATGCCGCTATCCTCAAAGGTATGTGTTTCCCTTGTAATAATATGGAAGGTCTCATCAAGCTGACATATGTGTAGGTGGCAAGGAATCCATGGAATCATTCGTGGCCATTGCAAACGTCGTCTCCCAAGCCCTCTCAGGCTCTCAGGTACCAGAAGGATCCATTCAGCTGGTGAAGACCCGCGACGCCGTGTCGTCCCTGTTGGCTCAGGACTCGCTGATTGACCTTGTTATCCCGCGCGGCTCAAATGATCTGGTTCGCTTCGTCAAGGACAACACCAAAATCCCGGTGCTGGGGCATGCCGACGGTCTCTGTTCTGCCTACGTACATTCGGACGCAAGTGTTGATACCGCTGTCAAAGTGGTTGTGGACTCGAAGACCGACTACCCGGCAGCTTGCAATTCGCTGGAGTCTCTACTGGTCCACCAGGATGTTCTCGAATCGGTCTTTCCCGCCATTGCCAAGGCGCTGCTGGATAAAGGAGTCTCTCTTCGGTGTGATGAAGCGTCACGAAGCGCCTTGACAAGAACGCTACCCGAAGGCCAGGCAGCACACGTACAGGCTGCCGTCGACTCTGACTACAACACCGAATTCCTAGACCTTGTCTTGGCCGTGAAAACAGTGCCCTCAACCAATCCGCCGAGCTCAGCTGTGGAGGCGGCCGTTGCACATATCAATGCGCATTCGTCCAAGCACACGGATATCATTTTGACCGAGTCTAAAGAAGCCGCTGACTTGTTCATGAATGGCATTGACAGCGCCGGAGTTTTCTGGAATGCGTCGACGAGGTTCGCGGATGGGATGCGTTTTGGGTTTGGCACCGAAGTCGGCATCAGTACCAACAAGATACATTCTCGGGGGCCGGTCGGGCTGGAGGGCCTGACCATCTACAAGTACTTGATCCGAGGCAATGGGCATCGGGCGGGAGACTACCACGATGGGGACGGCGGGCGCAAATATACCCATACGAGTCTGCCCATCAGCCAGTGATACGAGGCAGAGAATAAAAGATAGAACAAATTTTGAACATTCCGCAATCATAAAAGAGAACAGGACCAAGCCTGGTGTATTTTTCTTCTGGTCTCCCCCTTCATCCGTAATCCGATCTCTCGGCCTGACCACAGACGTTCTGCCACTTTAGATACAAAAAACGTAGTTTTCTCGGGGAATTCGAGAAAGAAGTTCCAGTAGCGAGTGCGTCGGGGCGACCATGTACCCATCACGAGAGACACCTCCACACGGCCAGCCTGAGGCCCACACCACCGTTCTCATCAGGTCCTTTAGACCTTGAAGCCACGAGACCTTCTGCGGCCACGAGCCCGCTCAAACTTCCGACCCTTGCTGGCCACGTACGGCTTCTGTTCAACTGTTAGCATGCCAAGTCCCGCATTATTCCCCGATATGATATCCCATCATCAGGAATCCAAAGAAAACGTACCTTGTCGGTGTGAGGACCGAAACCGAAGTGCTTCACAGCCTCGCGAGCATTCTTGGGACCACGGAGAAGGAGCGTGTTGGCTCCGGTGGGAGCGCGCAGAGCAAGCTGGTCCAGGGTGAGGGTCTCACCAccggccttctcgatgcgAGCGCGAGCAGTGGCGGTGAAGCGGAGAGCAGCGACGGACAGCTTGGGGATGGTCAGAAGGCGGTTGTCGTCCGTGACGGTACCGATGACCACGACAGTCTTGCCCTTCTGCGACTCGTTGATGTTCGAGGCGATCCGCGAGAGGGAAACCGGGGGACGGTTAATTCGCGACATAAAGAGGCGACGCAGAACGGCCTTGTTGAAGTTGGACTCGGTCCGGCCTATTCAAGAGTCCACAATCAGCAGGCGGCTCTTAACCGTAGAAAATTTTGCCGATGGTGTCTGCCGTGCAACAGACGAGGATCGAAGGGGAGAGTCATACGGGCAAGGAAGCGGTACAGCTTCACCAGGACCTGAAGATAGACGTTTTCGCTCTTAGGCGCCTTGCGGTGGCTGCTGCGCACATGGTGACGGTCCAAGTCGATACCTGTAATGGCACACACACaatcagtcagtcagtcaaACAGTCGGATTAGACAGGATTATGgtcgaaggagaagaaaagaggagtTGAGATAGACACATACCCATGGCTGCTGGTATTGATTGAACTGGGAGGTTGGCTTGTCGGTCGGAGCACCCGGGATGGAAGTGAAGGAGTTTTTGGGACGGGCGACATTTCTGTGTGCGGGTTGAGCCCTACGCTAGACCCGATCGGGAGGAGAAAGTCAGGTGATGTGTTTTAATGCCTGAGGCTGTATTTATTTCTGCCTGAGGCGGACAGAGGATTTACTCCGAACCCCGGAATGAACAAAAAAGCGTGCGGTCTAGGTATATGCTCCCTCTTCTCGACTCCCCAAACTCACGAGGAAATCCCGTGTCAACTCGAAGCTGAGCCAACtgctggccatgctgggcgCCACTTTTAGCAGGTTGGGCCCGATCCCCTTGAACAGGCCGCGCATCCCTTCCTCCGTCACAATCACTCGGACCGCATCCCAGATGGATTTGTATTTGTAGCCCATTCCGGACATGGTGTTGATCTGGAAACGCCGGCGTAAGACGTCACTACACTCCGGTTAGCGGTTCTCTTTGGGTTCTCCTCCAGGGAGATAGGTGCAACATACAATGGATAGGTGCAAGTTTGTGCCACGGCCCCCGAGATAGCCCCGGCCAGAAGCTTTCGATAAGGGCTGGGGTTCTTGTCCCCTTCCGGCGTCAGATATTGGCGCACCGATTCGTAGGTCATAAAGTTCAGCCCGACCTGGAACGTGGAGGGGTTAGTCGCCATGGAGACAACGCGAGCACGGAACTCACGTAAGGAGCAACGCCAGCGACGGTAGGGACGATGCCTCGATACAGAGCAACCACACCACCCTCATTTCTGTATATCAATACCAGGGTGGTGAACATTCCCGGCAATTTACCCTGCTCGTGCTTTCCAAGGTCCGCAAACGAAGCCGATTGGATAGAGAGCCGGGTTCGTACGATATCCAGGGGGTAGGTGACCGTCACGGAAGTGATGCCGGCGAAACCTCCGCACACGAGACGGCGGAGTGGGGTGATGTCGCCGTCCGGGGTCGTTTCTGCGAACTTGAGAAAACCATTAGACCTATCTCTGGCAATATCAGAAGCAGATTCCGCCCACCTTCTTGTAGAAATTGTAGCTTCCAAACTGTACTGCAGAATAGGGGATAATGCGAATACAATTCGTCCCATTCCCTCGCATGAAGCCCCGCCAGCCTTCCTCTCGTTTCATTTTCCCGAGGGCTTTCCAGATCGACAGCTTGTATTCTTCCCTACCAACGCTTTGGATTTGAAGGAGGATCTTCAGTCGTTCGA
Encoded here:
- a CDS encoding uncharacterized protein (ID:PFLUO_009193-T1.cds;~source:funannotate), translating into MSLTDSAAADVAESASLASRRLATLSNPARNEALTALHLALDRNRDTILAANARDVEAATRAAESGNLNHSVLKRLDLSRPGKYDDMLEGILSVRDLADPVGKVTLRTLLDDGLTLERVSCPIGVLLIIFEARPEVIANIAALAIKSGNAAILKGGKESMESFVAIANVVSQALSGSQVPEGSIQLVKTRDAVSSLLAQDSLIDLVIPRGSNDLVRFVKDNTKIPVLGHADGLCSAYVHSDASVDTAVKVVVDSKTDYPAACNSLESLLVHQDVLESVFPAIAKALLDKGVSLRCDEASRSALTRTLPEGQAAHVQAAVDSDYNTEFLDLVLAVKTVPSTNPPSSAVEAAVAHINAHSSKHTDIILTESKEAADLFMNGIDSAGVFWNASTRFADGMRFGFGTEVGISTNKIHSRGPVGLEGLTIYKYLIRGNGHRAGDYHDGDGGRKYTHTSLPISQ
- a CDS encoding uncharacterized protein (ID:PFLUO_009192-T1.cds;~source:funannotate), which gives rise to MTVSLAELTAASARLHNHTDLSDELYDDRIRDLVAYFRHLLSTDALSTFARDDFLLDNFDPSADSVAFLFILRSQIQKAKERTSENLPGDVWPTGKLWIRAVHFLKNFDRVQARYVGQEWRQLVELAGRAAQAASKPLLGARLVRDAMLRLDPSCAVFTSTHLLLVRLCLRARTYACALPVLDRHICYFPALVGRADSKAAQPLLCSEQESSLAFMGDASGLSSKLSSKDYLQYFLCGGMIYMALKQWRKALHFLGIVVSMPIAGSLSMIMVEAYKKWILVGLLEKGKLCPPPSLTSPHAAKMYQSLTRPYITLAQAFERDDVGRLKAEVNAAEHVWSTDNNTGLVAQVMNAFYKHTVIRLGKTFAALTMADLAEQALPWPTTEEDAESIIASLVMSSDLGARLLHSQKRTSSTMLRLSAVSHLPRLSHEMEMQVQLRNEGRSLKTLMSNLEQSNHQLGLSDEYIDNAQKNQLWAGSGEIPASEQVGLDMDEDIMGDLH
- a CDS encoding uncharacterized protein (ID:PFLUO_009194-T1.cds;~source:funannotate), with amino-acid sequence MSLNRHDATQKEELGSPANPKLQSLPQLSSSPPAKTMDDRATPAYDIARMKLAEPVTAAFLAGGVAGAVSRTIVSPLERLKILLQIQSVGREEYKLSIWKALGKMKREEGWRGFMRGNGTNCIRIIPYSAVQFGSYNFYKKFAETTPDGDITPLRRLVCGGFAGITSVTVTYPLDIVRTRLSIQSASFADLGKHEQGKLPGMFTTLVLIYRNEGGVVALYRGIVPTVAGVAPYVGLNFMTYESVRQYLTPEGDKNPSPYRKLLAGAISGAVAQTCTYPFDVLRRRFQINTMSGMGYKYKSIWDAVRVIVTEEGMRGLFKGIGPNLLKVAPSMASSWLSFELTRDFLKCRPSQKLLHFHPGCSDRQANLPVQSIPAAMGIDLDRHHVRSSHRKAPKSENVYLQVLVKLYRFLARRTESNFNKAVLRRLFMSRINRPPVSLSRIASNINESQKGKTVVVIGTVTDDNRLLTIPKLSVAALRFTATARARIEKAGGETLTLDQLALRAPTGANTLLLRGPKNAREAVKHFGFGPHTDKKPYVASKGRKFERARGRRRSRGFKV